GGGCGCCAACTGGCCTGCGATGCCTTCTGCCTGAAGATGGCGGCGGTTTTGGCGGGCAGGGAGCGGTCTTAGCCATGGAGGAGCGGTTAGGCCGGGCACAGGCAAGGGGGAAGCGCCCAGACCGGGGGCCGGCCCGCGGTGATGCCGGCGCCTTCCGGCCCCAAGGCGGCCATTTGTACGTTTGCGCAACGCCCATCGGCAACTTGGACGACATGTCTCCCCGGGCGGCCGCTGTGCTGGCGGGGGCCCACCTGGTCCTGGCGGAAGACACCCGTCGCCTGCGGCAACTGGCGTCCCGCTATCCCGTGGGCGGGCGGGTACTGTCGTGCCATGCCCACAACGAAAAGGCCCGGGCCCAGGAAGCCCTGGTAGCCCTAACCGGGCAACAGGTGGTGGCCCTGGTGACCGATGCCGGCACCCCCGGCCTGGCGGATCCGGGGGCCCATGTAGTGGCCGCCGCCGCTGCCGCCGGCTTTAACGTCATCCCCATCCCCGGACCCAGCGCCGTAATGGCGGCTTTGTCGGTGAGCGGTTTTCCGTGCCCATCCTTTCGCTTCCTCGGTTTCTTTCCCCGGCAGAAAAAGGAGCAGTCGGCGGTGGTGGAACTGCTCAACTTGGACGACACCGTCGCGGTGTTTTTCGAGGCGCCCGGCCGCATCAACGCCACTTTAACCCTGCTGGCAGGCCATTTCCCCCAACGACCGGTCCTGGTGGCCCGGGAGATGACCAAGCAGTTCGAAACCTACTGGCGGGGCTCCCTGGCGGAAGTGGCCGAAAAGTTGGCCGGCATTGCGCCCAGGGGGGAATACACGGTGG
The sequence above is drawn from the Sphingobacteriaceae bacterium genome and encodes:
- the rsmI gene encoding 16S rRNA (cytidine(1402)-2'-O)-methyltransferase gives rise to the protein MYVCATPIGNLDDMSPRAAAVLAGAHLVLAEDTRRLRQLASRYPVGGRVLSCHAHNEKARAQEALVALTGQQVVALVTDAGTPGLADPGAHVVAAAAAAGFNVIPIPGPSAVMAALSVSGFPCPSFRFLGFFPRQKKEQSAVVELLNLDDTVAVFFEAPGRINATLTLLAGHFPQRPVLVAREMTKQFETYWRGSLAEVAEKLAGIAPRGEYTVVLGLQAGGDADPAEPIPAPLLRAEVQLLVEGGLDELEAIRRVARGHGLARQAVYRVIRGGR